A genome region from Danio aesculapii chromosome 2, fDanAes4.1, whole genome shotgun sequence includes the following:
- the ctdsplb gene encoding CTD (carboxy-terminal domain, RNA polymerase II, polypeptide A) small phosphatase-like b isoform X1, with product MDNTSIITQVTNPKEEEILSTNAEKVSLSNSSLKKKRTRSIFSSLFCCLRSYDADTPATPNNNSSPLPPPVEENGGPPKCDQVEVIPVPSPPEKYLLPEVNINDYGKKCVVIDLDETLVHSSFKPISNADFIVPVEIDGTVHQVYVLKRPHVDEFLQKMGELFECVLFTASLAKYADPVADLLDQWGVFRARLFRESCVFHRGNYVKDLSRLGRELRNVIIVDNSPASYIFHPENAVPVQSWFDDMTDTELLDLLPFFEGLSKEEDVYGVLQNLRGR from the exons ATGGACAACACGTCCATAATAACGCAGGTTACGAACCCTAAGGAGGAGGAGATACTCTCGACAAATGCTGagaaag TTTCGCTGTCTAACAGCAGTCTGAAGAAGAAGAGGACTCGTAGCATCTTCAGCTCGTTGTTCTGCTGTCTGAGGAGTTACGATGCTGACACTCCTGCGACCCCCAACAACAACAGCAGTCCCCTGCCTCCACCTGTGGAGGAGAATGGAGGTCCACCAAAG TGTGACCAGGTTGAGGTCATCCCTGTCCCTAGT CCTCCAGAGAAGTACCTCCTCCCTGAGGTTAACATTAATGACTATGGGAAGAAGTGTGTGGTAATAGACTTGGATGAGACGTTAGTGCACAGCTCGTTTAAG CCCATTAGCAACGCTGATTTCATCGTCCCGGTGGAGATTGACGGCACAGTGCATCAG GTGTATGTGCTGAAAAGACCTCACGTTGATGAGTTCCTGCAGAAAATGGGCGAGCTGTTTGAATGTGTGCTTTTCACAGCCAGTCTAGCCAAG TATGCCGACCCAGTGGCTGACCTGCTGGACCAGTGGGGTGTGTTTCGGGCGCGACTCTTCCGGGAGTCCTGTGTTTTCCACAGAGGGAACTATGTCAAAGACCTGAGTAGGCTTGGGAGAGAGCTCAGGAACGTCATCATTGTGGACAACTCCCCCGCTTCCTACATTTTCCATCCTGAAAATGCT GTTCCAGTGCAGTCGTGGTTTGACGACATGACTGACACGGAGCTGCTGGACCTGCTGCCTTTCTTTGAGGGACTGAGCAAAGAGGAGGACGTGTACGGGGTGCTGCAGAACCTGAGGGGCAGGTAG
- the ctdsplb gene encoding CTD (carboxy-terminal domain, RNA polymerase II, polypeptide A) small phosphatase-like b isoform X2: MDNTSIITQVTNPKEEEILSTNAEKVSLSNSSLKKKRTRSIFSSLFCCLRSYDADTPATPNNNSSPLPPPVEENGGPPKPPEKYLLPEVNINDYGKKCVVIDLDETLVHSSFKPISNADFIVPVEIDGTVHQVYVLKRPHVDEFLQKMGELFECVLFTASLAKYADPVADLLDQWGVFRARLFRESCVFHRGNYVKDLSRLGRELRNVIIVDNSPASYIFHPENAVPVQSWFDDMTDTELLDLLPFFEGLSKEEDVYGVLQNLRGR, from the exons ATGGACAACACGTCCATAATAACGCAGGTTACGAACCCTAAGGAGGAGGAGATACTCTCGACAAATGCTGagaaag TTTCGCTGTCTAACAGCAGTCTGAAGAAGAAGAGGACTCGTAGCATCTTCAGCTCGTTGTTCTGCTGTCTGAGGAGTTACGATGCTGACACTCCTGCGACCCCCAACAACAACAGCAGTCCCCTGCCTCCACCTGTGGAGGAGAATGGAGGTCCACCAAAG CCTCCAGAGAAGTACCTCCTCCCTGAGGTTAACATTAATGACTATGGGAAGAAGTGTGTGGTAATAGACTTGGATGAGACGTTAGTGCACAGCTCGTTTAAG CCCATTAGCAACGCTGATTTCATCGTCCCGGTGGAGATTGACGGCACAGTGCATCAG GTGTATGTGCTGAAAAGACCTCACGTTGATGAGTTCCTGCAGAAAATGGGCGAGCTGTTTGAATGTGTGCTTTTCACAGCCAGTCTAGCCAAG TATGCCGACCCAGTGGCTGACCTGCTGGACCAGTGGGGTGTGTTTCGGGCGCGACTCTTCCGGGAGTCCTGTGTTTTCCACAGAGGGAACTATGTCAAAGACCTGAGTAGGCTTGGGAGAGAGCTCAGGAACGTCATCATTGTGGACAACTCCCCCGCTTCCTACATTTTCCATCCTGAAAATGCT GTTCCAGTGCAGTCGTGGTTTGACGACATGACTGACACGGAGCTGCTGGACCTGCTGCCTTTCTTTGAGGGACTGAGCAAAGAGGAGGACGTGTACGGGGTGCTGCAGAACCTGAGGGGCAGGTAG